Proteins found in one Candidatus Firestonebacteria bacterium RIFOXYD2_FULL_39_29 genomic segment:
- a CDS encoding glycine--tRNA ligase subunit beta, producing the protein MSKDLLLEIGTEEIPASYIASAMQQLGHNIVKLFSENKIKIEGGVTGYSTPRRFALLVTGVSEIQEDISLELMGPPKKAAFDSEGKPTQAGLGFAKTNGMDVKDLIIKSTPKGEYLCAQKLIKGKEVKSVLSELMKKLVLSLNWPKSMRWHDEVRFPRPIRSMLCLFGKDTVEFTVSDVTSSNKTYGHRILSPESAVVMEPSKYLSVLREKAVIANFEERKNEIIKQVEALAVKAGGVANISPVILEENVNTVEYPTAMLGRFDEKYLALPEELLIQVIEQTQKYFSVRGSKKEKILPFFIAVKNGKDTAVPVIIDGNARVLKARFEDAEFFFNEDRKTTLESKLPKLKTVSFQDKLGTMFDKTERLAKLANEAKQLLKLSEYDDIKKACELSKIDLNTGMVREFTELQGVMGREYALADGVKKEVAMAISEHYLPRFLGDGLPKTETGMALAILDKIDTIVGCFSIGVIPSGSQDPYGLRRNALGVVSIILNKKIEVHLEELINASLDTYADKINVQKGKVLNEIMEFVKGRMENLLLDKGIRYDVVNAVLASDFDNVTLTFKKAAELNNLSKEPDFNKAITTFSRVINIISKKGGEHGTLTDAPNPHLFKEQEEKDLHGKIEKRKLDFIKMIENSDYVSAFKVLKELMPYIDAFFEKVMVMDKDNAVKNNRITLLTHLNFMFKKMGDFSKIVQ; encoded by the coding sequence ATGAGTAAAGATCTATTACTGGAAATAGGCACGGAAGAGATACCTGCAAGCTATATTGCTTCCGCTATGCAGCAGCTCGGGCATAATATTGTCAAGCTTTTCTCGGAAAATAAGATAAAGATAGAGGGCGGTGTTACCGGCTATTCTACGCCGAGACGTTTTGCACTTCTGGTTACCGGTGTTTCTGAAATACAGGAGGATATCTCTCTTGAACTTATGGGACCGCCAAAAAAAGCGGCTTTTGATTCGGAGGGAAAACCTACGCAGGCGGGGTTAGGCTTTGCTAAAACAAATGGAATGGATGTAAAGGACCTTATAATAAAATCCACGCCAAAAGGCGAATATCTCTGCGCTCAAAAACTTATCAAAGGTAAGGAAGTTAAGTCCGTACTTTCCGAACTTATGAAGAAACTTGTTTTATCTCTTAATTGGCCTAAATCAATGCGCTGGCATGATGAAGTCCGCTTTCCTAGACCAATACGTTCAATGCTCTGTCTTTTCGGGAAAGATACGGTAGAATTTACCGTCTCAGATGTTACATCATCCAATAAAACTTACGGTCATAGAATATTGAGCCCGGAAAGCGCGGTAGTTATGGAACCTTCTAAATATCTGTCAGTACTGCGTGAAAAAGCGGTAATCGCGAATTTTGAAGAAAGAAAGAATGAGATTATAAAGCAGGTGGAAGCTCTTGCCGTAAAAGCGGGCGGAGTTGCCAATATTTCACCGGTAATACTGGAAGAAAATGTAAATACTGTTGAGTATCCGACTGCAATGCTCGGGAGATTTGATGAAAAGTACCTTGCCTTGCCGGAAGAACTATTGATCCAGGTTATCGAGCAAACACAAAAGTATTTTTCTGTCAGGGGCTCAAAGAAAGAAAAGATCCTCCCGTTCTTTATTGCCGTGAAAAACGGGAAAGATACCGCGGTTCCTGTTATTATTGACGGTAATGCAAGGGTTTTAAAGGCGAGATTTGAAGATGCAGAGTTTTTCTTCAACGAAGACAGAAAAACTACACTGGAAAGCAAGCTGCCTAAATTAAAAACAGTCTCTTTTCAGGATAAGCTGGGTACTATGTTTGACAAGACAGAAAGACTTGCCAAACTTGCCAATGAAGCAAAGCAGCTCCTTAAATTGTCCGAGTATGATGATATTAAAAAAGCTTGTGAACTTTCAAAAATAGATCTTAACACAGGTATGGTCAGAGAGTTTACAGAGCTTCAGGGTGTGATGGGCAGGGAGTACGCGCTTGCTGACGGGGTAAAAAAAGAAGTGGCCATGGCTATTTCAGAACACTACCTCCCTCGGTTTCTCGGAGATGGCCTTCCTAAGACCGAAACCGGTATGGCACTTGCCATTCTTGATAAAATAGACACTATCGTCGGGTGCTTTTCAATCGGCGTTATTCCCTCCGGCTCGCAGGATCCGTACGGACTTAGAAGAAATGCTCTTGGCGTTGTAAGTATTATATTGAATAAAAAGATAGAGGTGCACCTTGAAGAGTTGATCAACGCTTCCCTGGATACTTACGCGGACAAGATCAATGTACAGAAAGGAAAAGTTCTTAATGAAATAATGGAGTTTGTGAAAGGAAGAATGGAAAACCTCCTTCTTGATAAAGGAATCCGTTATGATGTGGTAAATGCCGTTCTGGCCTCTGATTTTGATAATGTAACTCTGACTTTTAAAAAAGCAGCCGAGCTGAACAATCTTTCGAAAGAGCCGGATTTTAATAAAGCAATAACGACCTTCTCCAGAGTAATAAATATTATTTCCAAGAAGGGGGGTGAGCACGGGACTTTGACGGATGCGCCTAACCCGCACCTTTTTAAAGAGCAAGAGGAAAAGGATCTTCATGGTAAAATAGAAAAAAGGAAACTTGATTTTATTAAAATGATAGAAAATAGCGATTATGTATCCGCGTTCAAGGTCTTAAAAGAACTCATGCCCTATATTGATGCCTTCTTTGAAAAAGTAATGGTAATGGATAAAGATAATGCCGTTAAAAATAACAGGATAACTCTGCTGACGCACCTCAATTTCATGTTCAAGAAGATGGGGGATTTTAGTAAGATAGTGCAGTAA
- a CDS encoding glycine--tRNA ligase subunit alpha yields MYFQEIIFNLNKFWSDYGCVIVQPYDMEKGAGTSNPATFFNVLGEKPVKVSYVEPSRRPTDGRYGENPNRLQCFQQYQVIIKPSPKDIQDIYLASLKELGISKDEHDIRFLEDDWESPTLGAWGLGWEVRLDGLEITQFTYFQQMGSIDLKPISSEITYGLERIAMFIQKKKSIFDIEWNKGVTYGEVAHRSEVEFSNYNFKLADTGMLAQLFDMYEKEAKALLKLGYALPAYDYVLKCSHTFNLLDARGAISVTERVHYIGRVRNIARKCALGYLKKTGETDE; encoded by the coding sequence ATGTATTTTCAAGAGATTATATTTAATTTGAATAAATTCTGGTCCGATTACGGCTGTGTTATAGTCCAGCCTTATGATATGGAAAAAGGGGCGGGAACCTCTAATCCGGCTACTTTTTTTAATGTACTCGGGGAAAAGCCCGTTAAGGTTTCTTATGTGGAGCCCTCAAGGCGTCCTACTGACGGAAGATACGGGGAAAATCCGAACCGCCTTCAATGTTTTCAGCAGTATCAGGTCATAATAAAACCCTCGCCCAAAGATATTCAGGATATCTATCTTGCCAGCTTGAAAGAACTTGGTATAAGTAAGGATGAACATGATATCCGTTTCCTTGAAGATGACTGGGAATCTCCGACTCTCGGCGCCTGGGGACTCGGGTGGGAAGTGCGTCTGGACGGTTTAGAAATAACCCAGTTTACTTATTTCCAGCAGATGGGAAGTATTGATCTAAAACCAATTTCTTCTGAGATCACCTACGGGTTGGAACGTATTGCTATGTTCATCCAGAAGAAAAAATCCATATTTGATATAGAGTGGAACAAAGGTGTGACGTACGGCGAAGTGGCTCACAGGTCGGAAGTAGAATTCTCTAATTATAATTTTAAGCTGGCTGATACCGGAATGCTGGCGCAGCTGTTTGATATGTACGAAAAAGAGGCAAAAGCGCTTCTAAAACTGGGTTACGCTTTACCCGCGTATGACTATGTATTAAAATGTTCTCATACTTTTAACTTGCTGGATGCCCGGGGCGCCATAAGCGTTACGGAAAGAGTGCATTATATTGGACGGGTAAGAAATATCGCAAGGAAATGCGCTTTAGGGTATCTGAAGAAAACCGGAGAAACTGATGAGTAA